The proteins below are encoded in one region of Chrysemys picta bellii isolate R12L10 chromosome 4, ASM1138683v2, whole genome shotgun sequence:
- the LOC135983447 gene encoding uncharacterized protein LOC135983447 — translation MQSSPAVMAMQSVNRKRAPAWTDREVLDLIAVWGDESVLSELRSKRRNAKIYEKISKDMAERGYSRDATQCRVKIKELRQGYQKTKEANGRSGSHPQTSRFYEALHSILGAAATTTPPVTVDSEDGILSTAGSSDMLGDGEDEEGDEEGEAVGSSHNADFPDSQDLFITLTEIPYEASPAITPDTESGEGSATPSATVSQPSLESHSQRLARIRRRKKRTREDMFSELMASSQAQAAQQTQWRENLTRMHQANMDREERWRQEDQQATLTLLGLLREQTDTLRRLVDVLQERRQEDRAPLQSISNRPPPPPSPIPTSPKVQRRRGGRVPANSHSTPAESSSSRRLSFPKI, via the exons atgcagagctctccagcagtgatggccatgcagtctgtgaatagaaagagagccccagcatggactgatcgtgaagtcttggatctcatcgctgtgtggggcgatgagtccgtgctttccgagctgcgatccaaaagaaggaatgcaaagatctacgagaagatctctaaagacatggcagagagaggatacagccgggatgcaacgcagtgccgcgtgaaaatcaaggagctgagacaaggctaccagaagaccaaagaggcaaacggacgctccggatcccatccccagacatcccgtttctacgaggcactgcattccatcctcggtgctgccgccaccactaccccaccagtgaccgtggactctgaggatgggatactgtccacggccggttcctcagacatgttaggggacggggaagatgaggaaggagatgaggagggcgaggcagttggcagctctcacaacgctgatttccccgacagccaggatctcttcatcacccttacagagatcccctacgaagcgtccccagccattaccccggacacagaatctggtgaaggatcagcca ccccgtctgcgactgtctcacaacctagcctggaatcacactcccagaggctagcgcggattaggcgtaggaagaagaggacacgggaggacatgttctctgagcttatggcctcttcccaagcccaggcagcacagcagacccagtggcgggagaacttgacccgaatgcaccaagccaacatggatcgggaggagaggtggcggcaggaagaccagcaggcgactctaacgctgcttggactactgagggagcaaacggacacactccggcgccttgtggatgttctgcaggaacggaggcaggaggacagagccccgctgcagtccatctctaaccgccctcccccgccaccaagtcccatacccacctcacccaaagtgcaaagaaggagaggcggcagagtccctgctaactctcactccacccctgcagagagctctagtagcagaaggctctcatttcccaaaatttga